The following coding sequences lie in one Klebsiella huaxiensis genomic window:
- a CDS encoding YceH family protein encodes MKYQLTAHEARVIGCLLEKQVTTPEQYPLSVNAVVTACNQKTNREPVMSLSESDVQDLLDTLVKRHYLRTVSGFGNRVTKYEQRFCNSEFGDLKLTSAEVAIVTTLLLRGAQTPGELRGRAQRMHEFSDMAEVENVLENLAKREDGPYVARLPREPGKRESRYMHLFCDDMDSLITAVEAVSPQGDDLQARVEVLEEEVAELKARLDSLLAHLGD; translated from the coding sequence ATGAAATATCAGTTAACCGCGCATGAAGCGCGCGTCATTGGCTGCCTGTTGGAAAAACAGGTCACCACGCCGGAGCAATATCCTCTATCGGTTAATGCGGTCGTGACCGCGTGTAATCAGAAAACGAACCGTGAGCCGGTGATGTCGTTAAGTGAGAGCGATGTTCAGGACCTCCTTGATACGCTAGTGAAACGACACTACTTGCGCACGGTGAGTGGGTTCGGCAACCGGGTGACCAAATATGAACAACGTTTCTGCAACTCTGAGTTTGGCGATCTGAAATTAACTTCTGCGGAGGTGGCTATCGTCACCACGCTACTTTTGCGCGGCGCGCAGACGCCTGGTGAACTCCGGGGACGAGCACAACGGATGCATGAATTCAGCGATATGGCGGAAGTTGAAAACGTTCTCGAAAACCTGGCTAAACGCGAAGACGGTCCGTATGTCGCGCGCTTGCCGCGTGAGCCGGGAAAACGTGAAAGTCGCTATATGCATCTCTTCTGCGATGATATGGATTCACTTATCACCGCAGTGGAAGCCGTTTCACCGCAGGGTGATGATCTTCAGGCCCGTGTTGAGGTTCTGGAAGAGGAAGTGGCAGAGCTAAAAGCGCGGCTGGATTCACTGCTGGCTCATCTGGGAGATTAA
- the rimJ gene encoding ribosomal protein S5-alanine N-acetyltransferase: MFGYRSNVPKVRLTTDRLVVRLVHDRDAWRLADYYAENKGFLKPWEPVRDDSHCYPSGWQARLSMISEFHKQGSAFYFALLDAEEKEIVGVANFSNVVRGSFHACYLGYSIGEKWQGQGLMFEALTSAIRYMQRTQHIHRIMANYMPHNQRSGDLLARLGFEKEGYAKDYLLIDGQWRDHVLTALTTPDWIPGR; encoded by the coding sequence ATGTTTGGCTATCGCAGTAACGTACCGAAGGTGCGTTTGACGACGGACCGGCTGGTGGTACGCCTGGTTCACGATCGTGACGCCTGGCGTCTGGCCGATTATTACGCGGAGAATAAAGGGTTCTTAAAACCCTGGGAGCCAGTGCGCGATGACAGCCACTGTTACCCTTCCGGTTGGCAGGCGCGTTTGTCGATGATCTCGGAGTTTCATAAGCAAGGTTCGGCATTTTATTTTGCTCTGCTTGATGCAGAAGAAAAAGAAATTGTCGGCGTGGCGAATTTTTCCAATGTCGTGCGCGGGTCGTTTCACGCCTGTTATCTCGGTTATTCCATCGGTGAGAAATGGCAGGGACAGGGACTGATGTTCGAAGCATTAACTTCGGCCATTCGCTATATGCAACGCACGCAACATATCCACCGCATAATGGCAAACTATATGCCGCATAATCAACGCAGCGGCGATTTACTGGCGCGTTTGGGCTTTGAAAAAGAGGGTTACGCCAAAGATTATCTGCTGATCGACGGGCAGTGGCGCGATCATGTATTGACGGCGTTGACGACACCGGACTGGATCCCGGGTCGCTAA
- the grxB gene encoding glutaredoxin 2: MKLYIYDHCPFCLKARMIFGLKNIPVELITILEDDESTPTRMIGQKMVPILQKDDSRYMPESMDIVHYVDKLDRQPLLTGPRNPAIETWLRKVNSYANRLLMPRFAKSAFDEFSTPEARAYFVNKKEASIGSFADHLAHSPGLVKNISDDLRALDKLIVQPNAVNGELSEDDIHLFPLLRSLTLVAGVSWPSRVAAYRDNMAKQTQINLLSSMAI, translated from the coding sequence GTGAAGTTATATATCTACGATCACTGCCCATTCTGCCTTAAAGCCCGCATGATTTTCGGTCTGAAGAATATCCCCGTCGAACTGATCACGATTCTGGAGGATGATGAATCAACCCCGACCCGAATGATCGGTCAGAAGATGGTGCCTATTCTGCAAAAAGATGACAGTCGCTACATGCCGGAAAGCATGGATATCGTGCATTACGTCGATAAACTGGATCGCCAACCGCTGCTCACCGGCCCACGTAATCCGGCGATTGAAACCTGGTTGCGTAAAGTCAACTCCTATGCCAACCGCCTGCTGATGCCCCGTTTCGCAAAGTCTGCCTTTGATGAATTCTCCACTCCTGAAGCGCGCGCTTATTTTGTGAATAAGAAAGAGGCGTCAATTGGCAGTTTTGCCGATCATCTCGCACATTCCCCCGGGCTAGTTAAGAACATCAGTGACGATCTGCGGGCGCTGGATAAACTGATAGTTCAGCCGAACGCCGTTAATGGGGAACTGTCTGAAGATGATATTCATCTTTTTCCGCTACTGCGCAGCCTGACGCTGGTCGCAGGTGTGAGCTGGCCAAGTCGCGTCGCCGCCTACCGCGATAATATGGCCAAACAGACGCAGATTAATTTACTGTCATCTATGGCCATTTAG
- a CDS encoding lipoprotein yields the protein MKKMFIAAALIVSGLLSGCNQLTQYSVSEQEINQALQKRNHFAKDIGLPGVADAHIELKNLTSAIGREEPNKVTLSGVANLDLNSLFGNQKATIDLKLKALPVFNKEKGAIFLQEMEVVDAKVHPEKLQSVVQTLIPYLNQSLRSYFNQQPAYVLREDASTGEALAKKYAKGIEVKPGEIIIPFTN from the coding sequence ATGAAAAAGATGTTTATCGCGGCCGCGCTTATTGTTAGCGGCCTTCTGAGCGGCTGTAACCAGCTTACGCAATATTCAGTTAGCGAGCAGGAAATCAACCAGGCGCTGCAGAAACGTAATCACTTCGCCAAGGATATTGGCCTGCCTGGCGTAGCGGATGCCCACATTGAGCTGAAAAACCTTACCAGCGCCATTGGTCGTGAAGAACCGAACAAAGTGACGCTAAGCGGAGTGGCGAATTTAGATCTGAATTCATTATTCGGTAACCAGAAAGCAACCATTGATCTGAAGCTCAAGGCGCTACCGGTATTTAATAAAGAAAAAGGGGCCATTTTCTTGCAGGAGATGGAAGTTGTTGATGCGAAAGTCCACCCTGAGAAACTACAGTCTGTCGTCCAAACGCTAATCCCTTATCTCAATCAATCACTACGTAGCTACTTCAATCAACAGCCCGCTTACGTGCTGCGCGAAGATGCCAGCACTGGCGAAGCATTGGCGAAAAAGTATGCTAAAGGTATCGAGGTGAAACCAGGGGAGATCATCATCCCCTTCACCAATTAA
- the pyrC gene encoding dihydroorotase, with protein MTAQSQVLKIRRPDDWHIHLRDDDMLKTVVPYTSEFYGRAIVMPNLVPPVTTVEAAIAYRQRILDAVPADHDFTPLMTCYLTDTLDPAELERGFNEGVFTAAKLYPANATTNSSYGVTSTDAIMPVLERMEKLGMPLLVHGEVTHPDIDIFDREARFIDTVMEPLRQRLPGLKVVFEHITTKDAAEYVRDGNDLLAATITPQHLMFNRNHMLVGGVRPHLYCLPILKRNIHQQALRELVASGFERAFLGTDSAPHARHRKEASCGCAGCFNAPTALGSYATVFEEMNALQHFEAFCSLNGPRFYGLPVNETYVELVREESTVVESISLPGDSLVPFLAGETVRWTMKK; from the coding sequence ATGACAGCACAATCCCAGGTATTGAAAATCCGCCGCCCTGACGACTGGCATATTCATCTGCGCGATGACGATATGTTAAAAACCGTCGTGCCTTATACCAGTGAATTTTATGGCCGGGCGATCGTGATGCCGAATCTGGTCCCTCCTGTCACCACAGTAGAAGCCGCCATCGCCTACCGCCAGCGTATTCTTGATGCCGTCCCTGCGGATCATGATTTTACACCGCTAATGACCTGCTATCTGACCGATACACTCGACCCGGCAGAACTGGAACGCGGATTTAACGAGGGCGTGTTTACTGCCGCCAAACTCTATCCGGCCAATGCCACGACCAACTCCAGCTATGGCGTTACCAGCACCGATGCCATCATGCCAGTGCTTGAGCGTATGGAAAAACTGGGCATGCCGCTGCTGGTTCACGGTGAAGTCACCCACCCAGATATCGATATTTTCGACAGAGAAGCACGCTTTATTGACACGGTCATGGAGCCTTTGCGCCAGCGTCTGCCCGGCCTGAAGGTTGTCTTCGAACATATCACCACGAAAGACGCCGCTGAGTATGTACGCGATGGTAACGACCTGCTGGCGGCCACCATTACCCCTCAGCACCTGATGTTTAACCGCAATCATATGCTGGTTGGCGGCGTGCGCCCTCACCTTTACTGTCTACCGATTTTGAAACGCAATATCCACCAGCAGGCACTGCGTGAACTGGTCGCCAGCGGTTTCGAGCGAGCCTTCCTTGGTACTGACTCCGCCCCGCATGCCCGTCACCGCAAGGAGGCCAGTTGCGGCTGCGCAGGTTGTTTCAACGCGCCAACCGCGTTGGGAAGTTACGCGACGGTGTTTGAAGAGATGAACGCCCTACAGCACTTTGAAGCTTTTTGTTCACTTAATGGCCCACGTTTCTATGGTCTGCCGGTCAATGAAACCTATGTTGAACTGGTGCGTGAAGAAAGCACAGTGGTAGAGAGTATCTCGCTGCCAGGCGATTCACTGGTGCCGTTCCTCGCCGGAGAAACCGTGCGCTGGACGATGAAAAAATAA
- the dinI gene encoding DNA damage-inducible protein I gives MRIEVSIAKSTALPSGALEALNNELSRRIDQQFPSMSSQVTVRYAANNNLSVIGGLKEDKDRISEILQETWESADDWFVRD, from the coding sequence ATGCGCATTGAAGTGTCTATCGCCAAATCTACAGCCTTACCCAGTGGCGCGTTAGAAGCGCTGAACAATGAACTCTCACGGCGTATCGATCAACAGTTCCCCTCGATGTCAAGTCAGGTGACGGTCCGATATGCGGCCAATAACAATTTGTCGGTCATCGGCGGTTTAAAAGAAGATAAAGACCGGATTAGCGAAATCCTGCAAGAAACCTGGGAAAGCGCCGACGATTGGTTTGTCCGCGACTAG
- the bssS gene encoding biofilm formation regulator BssS — protein MEKNNEVIQTHPLVGWDISTVDSYDALMLRLHYQNPTQESSRDAEIGQTLWLTTDVARQFISILEAGIAKIESGEYQENEYRRH, from the coding sequence ATGGAAAAGAATAATGAAGTCATCCAGACCCATCCCCTCGTTGGATGGGACATCAGCACCGTGGATAGTTACGATGCGCTGATGTTGCGCCTGCACTACCAAAACCCCACTCAAGAAAGCAGTAGAGACGCAGAAATTGGCCAGACGCTATGGCTAACGACGGACGTCGCACGTCAGTTTATTTCTATTCTGGAAGCAGGTATTGCGAAGATTGAATCCGGCGAATACCAGGAAAATGAGTATCGCAGACATTAG
- the solA gene encoding N-methyl-L-tryptophan oxidase, which produces MQYDLIIIGSGSVGSAAGYYARQAGLNVLMIDSHQPPHQEGSHHGNTRLIRHAYGEGERYVPLVLRAQKMWDEFAAASGEAVFERTGVINLGPANSEFLRNVANSARQFQLNIEEMDGQAVMARWPEIRVPHDYQAIFEPASGILRSELAIETWIRLAREAGAAQLFNCPVSAIHHQPNGITVETVDGEYSGRKLLVSAGTWATRLLPNLPVQPVRKIFAWFQADGRYSTKNNFPAFTGELPNGDQYYGFPAEDNELKIGKHNGGQLISAPEERAPFGAVATDGSESFNFLRNVLPGIGGCLHGASCTYDNTADEDFIIDTLPEQPNTLLITGLSGHGFKFAPVLGELAVQFALGEPSEFDLTPFSLARFQQ; this is translated from the coding sequence ATGCAATATGACCTCATCATTATCGGTAGCGGCTCCGTTGGCTCCGCCGCAGGCTACTATGCGCGACAGGCAGGGCTTAACGTTCTGATGATCGATTCACATCAGCCTCCACATCAGGAAGGCAGCCATCACGGCAACACGCGCCTCATTCGTCACGCCTATGGCGAAGGCGAAAGGTATGTCCCTCTGGTGCTACGAGCACAAAAAATGTGGGATGAATTTGCCGCCGCCAGCGGTGAAGCCGTTTTTGAACGCACGGGGGTCATTAATCTTGGACCCGCAAACTCCGAATTTCTGCGCAACGTTGCCAATAGCGCGCGCCAATTCCAGCTCAATATTGAAGAAATGGATGGCCAGGCCGTTATGGCTCGCTGGCCGGAAATCCGTGTACCACATGATTATCAGGCGATATTTGAACCAGCATCCGGTATATTGCGCAGCGAACTGGCTATTGAGACCTGGATCCGCCTCGCCCGCGAAGCAGGCGCGGCCCAGCTATTCAATTGCCCGGTCTCCGCCATTCATCATCAGCCGAACGGTATAACCGTAGAAACAGTAGATGGTGAATACAGCGGTAGAAAACTGCTAGTCAGTGCCGGAACCTGGGCCACTCGCCTGCTGCCAAATCTGCCTGTTCAACCGGTCCGTAAGATTTTTGCCTGGTTTCAGGCCGATGGCCGCTACAGTACCAAGAATAACTTCCCGGCGTTTACTGGCGAATTACCCAATGGCGATCAATATTACGGCTTCCCGGCCGAAGACAATGAGTTGAAAATCGGTAAGCATAACGGGGGACAGCTCATTTCAGCCCCCGAAGAGCGCGCACCATTCGGCGCTGTTGCTACTGATGGCTCCGAATCTTTCAACTTCCTGCGCAACGTATTGCCCGGTATCGGCGGCTGTCTCCATGGCGCATCCTGTACCTACGATAATACGGCTGATGAAGACTTCATTATTGATACTCTTCCCGAACAGCCCAATACGCTCTTGATTACCGGGTTAAGCGGACACGGCTTTAAATTCGCTCCGGTACTGGGAGAGCTTGCAGTACAGTTTGCACTTGGTGAACCTTCTGAGTTTGATCTGACACCCTTTTCGCTGGCTCGCTTTCAGCAATAA
- a CDS encoding DUF2770 family protein, with product MRRLFELLVNNIREHFMIYLALWLLLAIIDLIWLWFF from the coding sequence ATGCGTCGCCTGTTTGAATTACTGGTTAACAACATCCGCGAGCATTTTATGATTTATCTGGCGCTGTGGCTTCTACTGGCGATTATCGATCTCATCTGGTTATGGTTTTTCTGA